A window of the Danio aesculapii chromosome 10, fDanAes4.1, whole genome shotgun sequence genome harbors these coding sequences:
- the osbp2a gene encoding oxysterol-binding protein 2, translating to MTELVVRTLPSPSGVQGPGPDTYKGWLFKWTNYLKGYQRRWFVLSNGLLSYYRTQAEMAHTCRGTITLATVHIEVGDTCHFVLTSGGRSYHLKAYSEGECQRWVSALQQAKATATHMMPHSDDSGDEGPLAQPDRALIQGALKTLVSKLEDLSTCNELIGKHGAALQRSLSELEDLRAPTDGTDKLKTVNERATLFRITSNAMINACQDFVDLAEAHSRRWQRALQYEREQRHHLEETIEQLAKQHNSLERAWRESPSTHNQAAEGTPEGESSEENEDIEFFDAMEDSPAFITVPADNHSQHRLLSSNQSVTSGSLSSNWSQDDNDGSGSYLRRGRRHRIPDKPNYSLNLWSIMKNCIGKELSKIPMPVNFNEPLSMLQRLTEDLEYSELLDRAARCESSLEQMCLVAAFSVSSYSTTIHRTGKPFNPLLGETYELDRLEEYGYRSICEQISHHPPAAAHHVISQRGWTLWQEITIDSKFRGKYISIMPLGNIHLKFHTSGNHYVWSKVTSTVHNIIVGKLWIDQSGDIIIVNHRSKDTCHLKFSPYSYFSRDVPRKVTGVVTDGEGSAHYILSGTWDDKMESAKIIESSHGCGGSEGKQKTVYQTLPPKLLWKKYPLPENAENMYFFSSLALTLNELEDGIAPTDSRLRPDQRLMEAGLWDEANTEKQRLEERQRLERRKRDAQANLALEEGKEVETYQPIWFMKRTDLETGESSFMYKGGYWEAKDKQDWSQCPAIF from the exons GACTCAAGCGGAGATGGCACACACCTGCCGTGGCACAATTACCTTGGCGACGGTGCACATAGAAGTAGGCGACACCTGTCACTTTGTGTTGACGAGTGGTGGGCGGAGCTACCACCTCAAGGCCTATTCAGAGGGCGAGTGCCAGCGCTGGGTTTCAGCTCTGCAACAGGCCAAAGCAACTGCCACCCATATGATGCCCCATTCAG ATGACTCAGGGGATGAGGGTCCTCTAGCCCAGCCGGACCGTGCTCTGATCCAGGGGGCGCTCAAGACTCTGGTCAGCAAGCTTGAGGACCTCAGCACCTGCAACGAGCTGATAGGGAAGCACGGTGCAGCTCTCCAGCGCTCCCTCAGTGAACTTGAGGACCTGCGTGCTCCCACCGACGGCACCGATAAACTGAAAACAGTTAACGAGAGGGCCACACTCTTCCGCATCACTTCCAATGCTATGATCAAT GCCTGTCAGGACTTTGTGGATCTAGCGGAGGCACACAGCCGGCGGTGGCAGCGTGCATTGCAGTATGAGAGGGAACAGCGCCACCACCTGGAGGAGACCATTGAGCAGCTAGCCAAACAGCACAACAGTCTGGAGAGAGCCTGGAGAGAGTCACCCAGCACACACAATC AAGCAGCAGAGGGAACACCGGAGGGAGAATCCAGTGAAGAGAATGAAGACATAGAGTTCTTTGATGCCATGGAAGATTCTCCAGCCTTCATCACAGTGCCTGCGGACAATCACTCACAGCACAG aCTCTTGAGCAGTAACCAGAGCGTGACCAGTGGAAGTTTATCTAGTAACTGGAGCCAGGACGACAAT GATGGTTCTGGTAGTTACCTGCGCCGAGGAAGACGCCACCGCATCCCGGATAAACCAAACTACTCTCTCAACCTGTGGAGCATCATGAAGAACTGCATTGGCAAAGAGCTCTCCAAAATACCCATGCCT GTGAACTTCAACGAGCCGCTGTCAATGCTGCAGCGTTTGACAGAGGATCTGGAGTACAGTGAGCTGCTGGACCGAGCGGCACGCTGCGAATCGTCTTTAGAGCAGATGTGTTTAGTGGCTGCTTTCTCTGTCTCATCCTATTCAACCACCATCCACCGCACCGGGAAGCCCTTCAACCCTCTGCTGGGAGAGACCTATGAGCTGGACCGGCTGGAGGAGTACGGATACCGCTCCATCTGTGAACAG ATCAGTCATCATCCTCCAGCAGCGGCACATCACGTCATTTCACAGCGAGGCTGGACTCTGTGGCAGGAAATCACCATTGACAGCAAATTTCGTGGCAAATATATCTCCATCATGCCATTAG GCAACATTCACCTTAAGTTCCACACCAGTGGGAATCATTATGTGTGGAGCAAGGTGACCTCCACCGTGCACAATATTATTGTGGGCAAGCTATGGATTGATCAA TCTGGAGACATTATAATAGTGAACCACCGGAGCAAGGACACATGCCACCTCAAATTCTCCCCCTACAGCTATTTTTCCAGAGATGTTCCCCGCAAG GTCACAGGCGTTGTGACGGACGGTGAAGGCAGCGCACACTACATTCTCTCTGGAACGTGGGATGACAAAATGGAGAGTGCAAAGATCATAGAGAGCAGCCATGGCTGCGGAGGATCTGAAGGCAAACAGAAAACTGTCTATCAGACCCTACCACCAAAACTACTGTGGAAGAAATACCCTCTCCC TGAGAATGCAGAGAACATGTATTTCTTCTCTTCTCTGGCGTTGACTCTAAATGAGCTGGAGGACGGTATAGCCCCTACTGACAGCCGTCTGCGGCCTGACCAGCGGCTGATGGAGGCTGGATTGTGGGATGAAGCGAACACAGAGAAACAGCGTTTGGAGGAGCGTCAGAGACTGGAGAGAAGGAAGAGAGATGCACAGGCCAACCTCGCACTCGAAGAGG GGAAGGAGGTGGAGACCTACCAGCCCATCTGGTTTATGAAAAGGACTGACCTAGAGACAGGTGAGAGCAGCTTCATGTACAAAGGAGGCTACTGGGAAGCCAAAGACAAACAGGACTGGAGTCAGTGTCCTGCCATCTTCTAA